The following proteins come from a genomic window of Paenibacillus sp. CAA11:
- the pyk gene encoding pyruvate kinase gives MRKTKIVCTIGPSSESLENTKKLILAGMNVARLNFSHGDFEEHGNRIKTIRAASQELGKTVAILLDTKGPEIRTGKLKEEPIELVQDEFITLTTEEILGDKDRISVTYEDLPGDVEVGSTILIDDGLIGLTVVDIQGKDIKCRIVNGGTIKSKKGVNVPGVNISLPGITEKDANDIVFGIEQGIDFIAASFVRKASDVLEIRELLEKHNATHIQIISKIENQQGVDNLDEILEASDGLMVARGDLGVEIPAEEVPLVQKKMIEKCNRVGKPVITATQMLDSMQRNPRPTRAEASDVANAIFDGTDAIMLSGETAAGKYPVESVLTMSRIAEKAESALKYREIFEKQSHAQQTTVTEAISQAVASSAMDLNAKAILTSTESGHTARMISKYRPQAPIVAVTTEDKTMRRLALAWGVTPVKGQVASTTDELFDNAMNGGLESGLVKEGDLVVITAGIPLGRSGSTNLIKVSQVQK, from the coding sequence ATGCGCAAAACAAAAATCGTATGTACTATCGGTCCTTCCAGCGAGTCGTTAGAAAACACGAAGAAGCTGATTCTGGCAGGAATGAATGTTGCTCGTCTGAACTTCTCCCATGGAGATTTTGAAGAACACGGTAATCGAATCAAGACGATTCGTGCGGCGAGCCAGGAGTTGGGAAAAACGGTTGCCATACTGTTGGACACCAAGGGTCCAGAAATTCGTACAGGCAAATTGAAAGAAGAGCCAATCGAACTCGTACAAGATGAGTTCATTACGCTGACTACTGAAGAAATTCTTGGCGACAAAGACCGGATCTCTGTTACATATGAAGATCTGCCTGGCGACGTAGAAGTAGGCTCTACAATTCTTATCGATGACGGCCTGATTGGTTTGACTGTTGTTGACATTCAAGGCAAAGACATTAAATGCCGCATTGTTAACGGCGGAACAATCAAGAGCAAGAAGGGCGTTAACGTTCCAGGCGTAAACATCTCCCTGCCAGGGATTACTGAGAAAGACGCTAACGACATTGTGTTCGGAATCGAGCAAGGCATCGATTTTATTGCGGCTTCCTTCGTTCGTAAGGCCAGCGACGTGTTGGAAATTCGTGAGCTGCTTGAGAAACACAACGCGACTCATATCCAAATTATCTCTAAGATTGAGAACCAACAGGGTGTAGACAACCTGGATGAAATCCTTGAAGCGTCTGACGGTTTGATGGTAGCTCGTGGTGATCTCGGTGTGGAAATTCCTGCTGAAGAAGTGCCGCTCGTTCAAAAGAAAATGATCGAGAAATGTAATCGTGTGGGCAAGCCGGTTATCACGGCTACTCAAATGCTGGATTCCATGCAGCGCAACCCAAGACCGACTCGCGCGGAAGCAAGTGACGTAGCGAATGCGATCTTTGACGGTACGGATGCAATCATGCTCTCCGGTGAAACAGCTGCTGGTAAATATCCGGTAGAATCCGTATTGACGATGTCCCGTATTGCCGAAAAAGCTGAGTCTGCCCTGAAATATCGTGAAATCTTCGAGAAACAGAGCCATGCTCAACAAACAACGGTTACAGAGGCAATCAGTCAGGCAGTAGCAAGCTCCGCTATGGATCTGAATGCAAAAGCGATTCTGACTTCCACGGAATCCGGACATACCGCTCGGATGATTTCCAAGTATCGCCCGCAAGCTCCAATCGTTGCAGTAACTACAGAAGACAAAACCATGCGCCGTCTGGCGTTGGCATGGGGTGTAACTCCTGTTAAGGGGCAAGTTGCTTCTACAACGGACGAATTGTTTGATAATGCGATGAACGGTGGTCTGGAATCCGGCCTTGTCAAAGAAGGAGATCTTGTTGTTATTACAGCAGGAATTCCGCTTGGACGTTCCGGTTCAACCAACCTGATCAAAGTGAGCCAAGTCCAAAAGTAA
- a CDS encoding acyl-CoA thioesterase, with protein sequence MSREELKKKALWFMTRLRVRYQETDQMAVVYHANYLTWFEMGRTNMIRDLGFSYFEMEEQGVMLPVIDANLSFRQPAHYDDEIVVYTRMTVFSKLRIEYEYEVRRFSGSLPEGPLVLGQGDVQELPGELLVIGSTKHVWVGKNDWKPVRLDKTVPKLYNALEGKLRTWN encoded by the coding sequence ATGAGCAGAGAAGAGCTTAAGAAGAAAGCCCTATGGTTTATGACAAGGCTGCGGGTCCGTTATCAGGAGACAGATCAAATGGCGGTTGTGTACCATGCAAACTATTTAACTTGGTTTGAAATGGGCCGTACGAATATGATTCGTGATCTGGGCTTCAGTTATTTTGAGATGGAAGAGCAAGGGGTTATGCTCCCTGTAATTGATGCGAATTTGAGCTTCCGACAGCCTGCCCATTACGATGATGAAATTGTAGTGTATACGCGAATGACTGTTTTCTCCAAGCTGCGGATTGAGTATGAATATGAGGTGCGGCGATTTTCAGGCTCTCTCCCAGAAGGCCCGCTGGTGTTAGGTCAGGGTGACGTTCAGGAACTTCCGGGGGAGCTGTTAGTGATTGGCTCTACCAAGCATGTATGGGTAGGCAAGAACGACTGGAAGCCTGTCCGGCTGGATAAAACTGTGCCAAAGCTGTACAATGCACTAGAGGGGAAATTAAGGACATGGAACTAA
- a CDS encoding FxsA family protein, with protein sequence MRKWIVSLTILVPIIEFFGFIYVGEHLGVGKTIFLTLATSVIGGLMMQFEGKKIMADAKAQMQDRQIPGRTMVDGICIFGGGILLLIPGFVTDLIGFIMVFPLTRPLVRILLLKWIGKKMKDGTITYFRR encoded by the coding sequence ATGCGCAAATGGATTGTCAGTCTGACTATACTAGTCCCGATTATAGAATTTTTTGGATTCATTTATGTTGGAGAGCACCTAGGGGTTGGTAAGACGATATTTTTGACACTGGCAACCTCTGTAATCGGCGGACTTATGATGCAATTTGAGGGCAAGAAGATTATGGCTGACGCCAAAGCACAGATGCAAGACAGGCAAATTCCAGGCAGAACAATGGTGGATGGAATTTGCATATTTGGGGGGGGCATTCTGCTGTTGATCCCTGGATTTGTCACCGATCTGATCGGTTTCATTATGGTATTCCCATTAACCCGTCCCCTTGTCCGTATACTTCTTCTGAAGTGGATTGGCAAGAAGATGAAGGATGGGACGATTACTTATTTTCGGCGGTAA
- the ytvI gene encoding sporulation integral membrane protein YtvI → MDNILVKRILRGVWVLTVLGLLILAVYWLVPLLYPFLIAWLIAYAMKPFVRFLQDRVKLPRWLAVTLGLLVYFGGAALVLSAAVTRMVKEVIHLTQSFDIHVDQVRDFFVKWTESDSIQNIIMEINKFIADNPNYEDTINNNINKTTETISSAVSRFVSDLLGGIVNILTSLPNVLLILIVVILATFFIGKNWEKHTRTLAAWFPSPLRKTAKDVWASLQKALFGYLRSLFIMVSITAVIVLIGLLILRVDSAFTLAIVIGLVDLLPYLGVGTVMVPWILYTFMIGNLPLGIGLLVLYGVITVARHLIEPKVLATSVGLDPLPTLVGMFVGLKLFGVLGLIIGPVSFVVIAAVYRTGVFRDLRNYIVHGRLH, encoded by the coding sequence TTGGACAATATTCTCGTAAAAAGAATCCTGCGCGGGGTTTGGGTACTAACCGTACTTGGCCTGCTTATCCTTGCGGTATACTGGCTCGTCCCGCTGCTCTATCCATTTCTTATTGCCTGGCTTATCGCTTACGCTATGAAGCCCTTTGTACGCTTTCTGCAAGACCGTGTTAAGCTTCCAAGGTGGCTTGCCGTTACGCTGGGACTATTAGTCTACTTTGGCGGAGCTGCCCTGGTGCTATCTGCAGCAGTTACACGAATGGTCAAAGAAGTCATTCACTTAACACAGTCCTTTGACATCCATGTGGATCAGGTTCGTGATTTTTTTGTAAAATGGACCGAGAGCGATAGTATTCAGAACATTATTATGGAAATTAATAAGTTCATTGCAGACAACCCGAATTATGAGGATACGATCAACAATAATATTAACAAGACGACAGAAACAATCAGCTCTGCGGTATCTCGGTTTGTCTCCGATCTGCTCGGCGGTATTGTGAACATTCTGACTTCCCTGCCTAACGTACTGCTCATCTTGATTGTAGTCATTTTGGCCACTTTCTTTATCGGAAAGAACTGGGAGAAGCATACACGCACTCTCGCCGCTTGGTTCCCTTCTCCTCTGCGCAAGACAGCAAAAGATGTATGGGCCAGTTTGCAAAAGGCACTATTCGGATATCTCCGCTCACTTTTTATTATGGTGTCTATCACAGCCGTCATTGTCCTTATTGGTTTGCTCATTCTTCGCGTAGATTCCGCCTTTACCTTAGCGATTGTAATCGGTCTTGTCGACCTGCTCCCTTACTTGGGCGTGGGCACCGTTATGGTTCCATGGATCCTTTACACCTTTATGATTGGTAATCTCCCTCTGGGAATCGGCCTGCTTGTACTTTATGGAGTTATCACGGTGGCAAGGCATCTGATTGAGCCCAAGGTACTTGCAACCAGTGTAGGACTCGATCCCTTACCAACCTTGGTCGGAATGTTCGTAGGCCTCAAGCTGTTCGGTGTTCTTGGCCTGATTATCGGCCCCGTGAGCTTTGTAGTCATTGCTGCTGTTTACCGCACAGGCGTCTTCAGAGACTTAAGAAACTATATTGTGCACGGCAGACTTCATTAG
- a CDS encoding DUF4183 domain-containing protein, which translates to MPIVEGRQGPAGTPGAEGRQGPAGVPGAEGPQGPAGVPGPEGPQGPAGAPGPEGRQGPAGVPGAEGPQGPAGVPGAEGPQGPAGVPGPEGPQGPAGVPGPEGPQGPAGAPGAEGQQGPAGVPGPEGPQGPAGAPGAEGPQGPAGVPGPEGPQGPPGEVIIPEIAVTPTINRYFYVPDTDLDLSVPVAIPASQFTDDKGAHPNSFFGVDPNNIINLYINGILQPNNLYTVTSLNLFFPNQGSVIYAGTPVVLETVQLKASVVI; encoded by the coding sequence GTGCCAATAGTAGAAGGACGGCAAGGTCCCGCAGGTACTCCCGGAGCGGAAGGACGGCAGGGTCCAGCAGGCGTGCCGGGAGCAGAAGGACCGCAGGGTCCAGCAGGCGTGCCGGGTCCAGAGGGACCACAAGGTCCCGCAGGTGCTCCGGGTCCAGAGGGACGGCAGGGTCCAGCAGGCGTGCCGGGAGCAGAAGGACCACAAGGTCCAGCAGGCGTGCCGGGAGCAGAAGGACCACAAGGTCCAGCAGGCGTGCCGGGTCCAGAGGGACCACAAGGTCCAGCAGGCGTGCCGGGTCCAGAGGGACCGCAAGGTCCGGCAGGTGCGCCGGGAGCAGAGGGACAACAAGGTCCAGCAGGCGTGCCGGGCCCAGAGGGACCGCAAGGCCCAGCAGGTGCGCCGGGAGCAGAAGGGCCGCAGGGTCCAGCAGGCGTGCCGGGTCCAGAGGGACCGCAGGGTCCGCCTGGAGAAGTTATTATACCTGAAATAGCGGTCACTCCCACGATAAACCGATATTTTTATGTACCTGATACCGATCTTGATTTGTCTGTACCTGTGGCAATTCCCGCCTCTCAATTCACGGACGATAAGGGAGCTCATCCAAACAGCTTTTTCGGTGTAGATCCGAATAATATTATTAATCTTTATATAAACGGAATTCTTCAGCCTAATAACCTATACACAGTGACCTCGCTTAACTTATTTTTTCCTAACCAAGGCTCCGTGATTTATGCCGGTACACCTGTCGTGCTAGAAACGGTACAGTTAAAGGCGAGTGTTGTGATCTAG
- a CDS encoding DUF4183 domain-containing protein — MPILTPYQNSRRFTATVGAGTGTGATFAIAATAFTNDAGAAATAFPGVFNYYNLYVNGVMQTADVSSVTTTAITIPGGDTLDPGTPIIVQFVVS; from the coding sequence ATGCCAATCTTAACACCGTATCAAAACAGCAGAAGATTCACCGCAACTGTGGGAGCCGGAACGGGAACGGGGGCTACCTTCGCAATTGCAGCCACTGCCTTCACCAATGATGCAGGTGCAGCTGCTACCGCATTTCCAGGCGTTTTTAACTACTACAACCTGTATGTGAATGGCGTCATGCAGACGGCTGATGTTTCTTCTGTTACAACTACAGCGATCACCATTCCAGGTGGCGATACGCTGGACCCGGGAACTCCGATTATAGTTCAGTTTGTCGTCTCATAA
- a CDS encoding citrate/2-methylcitrate synthase has translation MTATKGLEGIVAATSSISSIEDGVLAYRGINIDELAEHATFEEAAFLLWYGHLPSKTELEALREQLSQYAPIPKEVIDQIKLYPKQAKSMAALRTAVSALALYDESANDNSKEANQLKAIKLQAQLPTLIAAYARIRDGKEPVAPLQGVSIAHNFLYMLTGQQPDELSVQALDKALVLHADHELNASTFSARVTVATLSDIYSGVTSAIGTLKGPLHGGANEAVMEMLEEIGDLSNAEPYIQRKLSNREKVMGFGHRVYKDGDPRAKHLQKMSRQLGLIKENTTLYDISVKVEQLVTAQKGLKPNVDFYSASVYTLLGIPKDLFTPIFAISRLAGWTAHILEQLEDNRIIRPRAEYTGPFNQPYIPLDMR, from the coding sequence ATGACAGCTACCAAGGGCTTAGAAGGCATTGTAGCAGCGACTTCTTCCATTAGTTCCATTGAAGATGGCGTACTCGCATATCGCGGTATAAATATCGATGAATTAGCAGAACATGCCACCTTTGAAGAAGCCGCATTCCTGTTATGGTACGGCCATTTACCGAGCAAAACGGAGCTCGAGGCTCTGCGGGAACAATTAAGTCAGTATGCTCCTATTCCAAAAGAAGTCATAGACCAGATCAAGCTTTATCCCAAACAGGCAAAATCGATGGCGGCATTACGCACTGCCGTATCCGCCCTTGCTTTGTATGATGAATCCGCGAATGACAACTCCAAGGAAGCCAATCAGTTGAAGGCGATTAAGCTGCAGGCCCAGCTTCCGACATTGATTGCAGCTTATGCCCGGATCCGGGATGGCAAGGAGCCGGTGGCCCCGTTACAGGGTGTGTCCATAGCGCATAACTTCCTCTACATGCTTACAGGTCAGCAGCCGGATGAGCTGTCTGTACAGGCACTGGACAAAGCGCTGGTGCTTCATGCGGATCATGAATTAAATGCTTCTACTTTCTCCGCTCGAGTTACCGTAGCCACATTATCGGACATCTACTCTGGAGTCACTTCGGCGATCGGCACGCTCAAGGGACCGCTTCATGGAGGAGCCAATGAAGCGGTTATGGAAATGCTGGAGGAGATTGGCGATCTAAGCAATGCAGAGCCGTATATTCAGCGGAAGCTCAGCAATCGAGAAAAGGTGATGGGCTTTGGACACCGGGTGTATAAGGACGGTGATCCCCGTGCTAAGCATTTGCAGAAGATGTCCCGCCAGCTGGGTCTCATTAAGGAAAATACCACCTTATATGATATTTCTGTCAAAGTGGAGCAGCTTGTCACTGCACAAAAAGGCTTGAAGCCGAATGTTGATTTCTACTCTGCGTCAGTCTATACTCTGCTGGGCATTCCGAAGGATTTGTTCACTCCAATTTTTGCAATTAGCCGACTGGCCGGCTGGACAGCTCATATCCTTGAGCAGCTGGAAGATAACCGGATTATTCGTCCTCGTGCCGAATATACCGGGCCGTTCAATCAGCCATATATACCTCTGGACATGAGATAA
- the icd gene encoding NADP-dependent isocitrate dehydrogenase — MLKLEKFDLPTEGDKIEIQNGKLQVPNHPIIPFIEGDGTGRDIWKASKRVLDAAVHKAYNGEKSIAWYEVFAGEKAFNTYDEWLPADTLSAIREYIVAIKGPLTTPIGGGIRSLNVALRQELDLYVCLRPVRYFDGVPSPVKRPEDVDMVIFRENTEDIYAGIEYQEGSEEVKKVLAFLQNEMGVKKIRFPETSGIGIKPVSEEGSKRLVRAAVEYAIKHGRKSVTLVHKGNIMKFTEGAFKNWGYEVAEQEFGDKVFTWAQYDRIKEESGADAANAAQSEAEQAGKIIIKDAIADIALQQVLTRPKDFDVIATLNLNGDYLSDALAAQVGGIGIAPGANINYVTGHAIFEATHGTAPKYADKDVVNPGSVILSGVMMLEHLGWQEAADLIYKGLETSINNKTVTYDFARLMEGATQVKCSEFADEVIKNM; from the coding sequence ATGCTAAAACTAGAAAAATTCGACCTACCTACAGAGGGAGACAAAATTGAAATTCAAAACGGCAAGCTTCAAGTTCCGAACCATCCGATTATTCCCTTTATTGAAGGTGACGGAACAGGCCGCGACATTTGGAAAGCCTCGAAGCGCGTACTTGATGCCGCTGTTCATAAAGCATATAACGGGGAGAAAAGCATTGCCTGGTACGAGGTGTTTGCTGGGGAGAAGGCCTTCAATACATATGATGAATGGCTTCCTGCGGATACACTTTCGGCCATTCGCGAATATATAGTGGCGATTAAGGGGCCGCTGACAACACCGATCGGCGGGGGCATCCGTTCCTTGAACGTCGCGTTGCGTCAGGAACTCGATCTTTACGTCTGCCTGCGTCCGGTACGTTATTTCGACGGTGTGCCTTCACCGGTTAAACGGCCGGAGGATGTAGATATGGTGATTTTCCGCGAGAATACGGAAGATATCTATGCTGGCATTGAGTATCAGGAAGGCTCTGAGGAAGTAAAGAAGGTTCTTGCCTTCTTACAGAACGAAATGGGTGTAAAGAAGATCCGCTTCCCGGAAACTTCCGGTATTGGCATTAAGCCGGTATCTGAAGAAGGCTCCAAGCGTCTGGTGCGCGCCGCGGTTGAGTACGCAATCAAGCATGGGCGTAAGAGCGTCACTCTGGTGCACAAAGGAAATATCATGAAGTTTACAGAAGGTGCATTTAAAAACTGGGGCTATGAGGTTGCGGAACAGGAGTTTGGCGACAAGGTGTTCACATGGGCGCAGTATGACCGGATTAAAGAAGAGTCTGGGGCAGATGCAGCGAATGCGGCACAGTCTGAGGCGGAGCAAGCCGGCAAGATCATTATCAAGGATGCTATTGCTGATATCGCTTTGCAGCAAGTGCTGACTCGTCCAAAGGACTTTGATGTCATCGCAACACTGAATCTGAACGGGGATTATCTCTCCGATGCTTTGGCCGCTCAGGTCGGTGGAATTGGTATAGCTCCAGGTGCCAACATCAACTACGTGACAGGGCATGCAATCTTTGAAGCTACACATGGTACAGCTCCTAAATATGCGGATAAAGACGTCGTAAATCCGGGCTCCGTTATTCTGTCCGGCGTCATGATGCTGGAGCATCTGGGCTGGCAGGAAGCTGCGGACTTGATCTATAAAGGGTTGGAAACTTCCATTAATAATAAGACAGTTACCTATGATTTTGCCCGCCTCATGGAGGGGGCTACGCAAGTGAAATGCTCCGAATTTGCTGATGAAGTCATCAAAAATATGTAA
- the mdh gene encoding malate dehydrogenase translates to MAIKRNKITVVGAGFTGATTAFMLAQKELGDVVLLDIPQLENPTKGKALDMLEASPVQGFDSAITGTSNYEDAADSDIVIITAGIARKPGMSRDDLVSTNAGIVRSVCENVKKFCPDSTVIVLSNPVDAMTYAAYQTLGFPKERVIGQSGVLDTARYCTFIAQELNVSVEDVRGFVLGGHGDDMVPLVRYSSVGGIPIEALIPKDRIDAIVERTRVGGGEIVSLMGNASAYYAPAASLVLMTEAILKDKKRVLPVIALLEGEYGYHDLFMGVPVLLGANGIEKIFELELTQDEKNALDKSAASVKNIVSVVGA, encoded by the coding sequence ATGGCAATCAAACGCAACAAAATTACGGTAGTAGGTGCTGGTTTTACCGGTGCAACGACAGCTTTCATGCTGGCACAAAAGGAGCTTGGAGATGTTGTTCTTCTAGATATTCCGCAGCTTGAGAATCCTACGAAGGGTAAAGCGTTAGATATGCTGGAAGCAAGCCCTGTTCAGGGGTTTGACAGTGCCATAACCGGAACATCCAACTATGAGGATGCAGCGGATTCGGATATTGTCATTATTACCGCTGGGATTGCCCGTAAGCCTGGCATGAGCCGGGATGATCTGGTCAGCACGAATGCCGGTATTGTTCGTTCCGTGTGCGAGAATGTGAAGAAGTTCTGTCCAGATTCCACGGTGATTGTGCTGAGCAACCCGGTGGATGCGATGACCTATGCGGCTTATCAGACCCTGGGGTTCCCGAAGGAACGGGTCATTGGTCAATCCGGAGTGCTGGATACTGCGCGCTATTGTACTTTTATTGCCCAAGAGCTGAACGTATCGGTTGAAGATGTGCGCGGATTTGTACTTGGGGGCCACGGGGATGATATGGTTCCGCTTGTCCGCTACTCCAGTGTTGGAGGTATTCCAATCGAAGCTCTAATTCCTAAGGATCGTATTGATGCTATCGTGGAGCGTACCCGTGTGGGGGGCGGTGAGATCGTCAGCCTGATGGGGAATGCCAGTGCGTACTACGCCCCTGCCGCTTCACTCGTATTGATGACGGAAGCTATTCTGAAGGACAAGAAGCGTGTGCTCCCTGTAATTGCTCTGCTTGAAGGAGAATATGGGTACCATGATTTATTTATGGGGGTTCCTGTTCTATTGGGCGCCAATGGCATTGAGAAGATTTTCGAATTGGAACTGACTCAAGATGAGAAGAATGCATTAGACAAATCAGCGGCTTCTGTGAAAAATATCGTGTCCGTGGTAGGAGCTTAA
- a CDS encoding sigma-70 family RNA polymerase sigma factor — MRSSLDEVYRQYIGELQRYLYFLCRNHHTAEDLVQETFYRAYLYLESYSDEKVKAWLFRVAHNVFIDRLRKEGRVDLYEAEYFERAADKETPETLWFGHELSLKVKRILEALPLAQRQAWLLYEVHGFTYAEGAGILDISLASYKIALFRARHKLREKLQEGGSCSHDRGF; from the coding sequence GTGCGAAGCTCATTGGATGAAGTGTATAGACAATATATCGGAGAGCTGCAGCGATATCTGTACTTCCTGTGCAGGAATCATCATACAGCGGAGGATTTGGTACAGGAGACCTTTTACCGGGCTTATCTGTACTTGGAGAGTTACAGTGATGAGAAGGTAAAGGCATGGTTGTTCCGTGTAGCCCATAATGTCTTTATTGACAGACTTAGGAAGGAAGGGCGAGTTGACCTTTATGAAGCTGAATATTTTGAACGCGCTGCAGATAAGGAGACACCCGAGACGCTTTGGTTCGGTCATGAACTGTCCTTGAAGGTGAAGCGAATTCTGGAGGCGCTTCCGCTTGCTCAGAGACAGGCTTGGCTTCTTTATGAGGTGCACGGTTTTACCTATGCTGAAGGAGCTGGAATACTCGATATAAGTCTGGCTAGTTATAAGATCGCCTTGTTTCGAGCCAGGCACAAGCTGAGGGAAAAGCTGCAAGAGGGGGGATCATGCTCACATGACAGAGGATTTTAA
- a CDS encoding anti-sigma factor, translating to MTEDFKARLKAYEKGELEQEEKLRMEAEFEKLEIYQAYLDELMGEETRVSVQYSQRHQGESGKSSKTAKEYRILRRGKWKMRWNTLLTMFSLFIIVWFVTYVVSVIYYSTGKPNRAELIRDVVSSAVAVTQPNRTVNMNEGSSWFSLQISGELSKRIGSESKITGEMTQHFLFSWARTGEDTSFEDQPQARGGLFCLPGKGPYDYSEVWSKLDKLPEGTVTEAYLSLDRYFSTDELLALFKGRDVDVVWMAARTGQEGASAEGDSEVQQPMGFPATPIWHEDDYTIISRQVTDKGTAVSRRSPSVDVYGSGKIRNENFLKTLKLIGQHPSMVRLTAPSVDFKAAANYVEKNGVQLYGVVITGPTKEILKLKQEKWISFVRLGESELWNWR from the coding sequence ATGACAGAGGATTTTAAAGCTAGGCTGAAAGCCTATGAGAAAGGTGAGCTGGAACAGGAAGAGAAGCTTCGCATGGAAGCCGAATTTGAGAAGCTGGAAATATATCAAGCCTACTTGGATGAACTGATGGGGGAGGAAACTAGGGTCTCCGTACAATACAGTCAGCGCCATCAGGGAGAGAGTGGCAAAAGTTCGAAAACGGCAAAAGAATACCGGATCTTGCGGCGAGGCAAATGGAAGATGCGCTGGAATACACTGCTTACGATGTTCAGTTTGTTCATTATAGTTTGGTTCGTAACCTATGTAGTGTCTGTTATCTACTACTCCACCGGCAAGCCGAACCGTGCCGAACTGATCAGAGATGTTGTCTCTTCGGCAGTAGCTGTGACGCAGCCGAATCGAACAGTTAATATGAATGAAGGCAGTTCATGGTTTTCCTTACAAATTAGTGGAGAGCTCAGTAAAAGAATCGGCAGCGAGAGCAAAATTACGGGCGAGATGACTCAGCATTTCTTGTTCAGCTGGGCTAGAACGGGAGAAGACACCAGCTTCGAAGATCAGCCGCAAGCTAGAGGAGGCTTGTTCTGCCTTCCTGGCAAGGGACCTTATGATTACTCGGAAGTCTGGAGCAAGCTGGATAAACTCCCGGAGGGAACGGTGACGGAAGCCTATTTATCCCTTGATCGTTATTTTTCAACAGATGAACTGCTGGCTCTCTTTAAGGGCCGAGATGTGGATGTGGTGTGGATGGCGGCTAGAACAGGTCAAGAGGGTGCGTCTGCAGAAGGAGATTCGGAAGTGCAACAACCTATGGGTTTCCCGGCGACACCGATATGGCATGAAGATGACTACACTATCATAAGTCGGCAAGTTACTGATAAGGGAACTGCGGTAAGCAGAAGATCCCCTTCGGTAGATGTATATGGCAGCGGGAAAATTCGGAATGAGAATTTTCTAAAAACTTTAAAATTAATCGGGCAGCACCCTTCCATGGTCAGACTTACAGCTCCGTCCGTTGACTTTAAAGCAGCGGCAAACTATGTAGAAAAGAATGGCGTACAGCTTTACGGAGTGGTCATTACAGGACCCACAAAGGAGATTCTTAAGCTCAAGCAAGAGAAATGGA